In one Streptomyces marincola genomic region, the following are encoded:
- a CDS encoding Cof-type HAD-IIB family hydrolase yields the protein MTSPAPEGAAAGIPPSLPERFPYRLVATDLDGTLLRGDGTISQRTRNALTAAQAAGAHHVVATGRSVRWTRHILDGLGYRGLAVCGQGAQLYHAGEHRLLTSVTLDRALARSVVARLEEELGPVGLAANRDGLDGDIVMDARYAHAAGGIYRANEDDPYPAEVPDREALFAEPIIKMYLACPGMDEDALSAAAEALVGDAVGLVVSGPSLVEMLPLGLTKATGLSLAARRLDVRAADTIAFGDMPNDIPMLTWAAHGVAMAGAHPAVRAVSDEVTAGNDADGIALVLEPLLAAARG from the coding sequence GTGACCTCCCCCGCGCCCGAGGGCGCCGCCGCCGGCATACCGCCGTCGCTGCCCGAACGGTTCCCCTACCGGCTGGTGGCGACCGATCTGGACGGCACGCTGCTGCGCGGCGACGGCACGATCTCGCAGCGCACGCGCAACGCGCTGACCGCCGCGCAGGCTGCGGGCGCGCACCACGTGGTGGCCACCGGGCGCAGCGTCAGGTGGACGCGGCACATCCTCGACGGCCTGGGGTACCGGGGCCTGGCGGTGTGCGGCCAGGGCGCGCAGCTGTACCACGCGGGCGAGCACCGGCTGCTGACGTCGGTCACGCTGGACCGGGCGCTGGCGCGTTCCGTGGTCGCGCGGCTTGAGGAGGAGCTGGGCCCGGTGGGCCTGGCCGCGAACCGGGACGGCCTCGACGGCGACATCGTGATGGACGCGCGCTACGCGCACGCGGCCGGCGGCATCTACCGCGCGAACGAGGACGACCCGTACCCGGCGGAGGTGCCGGACCGCGAGGCGCTGTTCGCGGAGCCGATCATCAAGATGTACCTGGCCTGCCCCGGCATGGACGAGGACGCGCTCTCCGCCGCGGCCGAGGCCCTGGTGGGTGACGCGGTGGGCCTCGTAGTGTCGGGACCCTCGCTGGTCGAGATGCTGCCGCTCGGCCTGACCAAGGCCACCGGCCTGTCCCTGGCCGCGCGGCGGCTCGACGTGCGCGCCGCCGACACCATCGCCTTCGGCGACATGCCGAACGACATCCCGATGCTGACGTGGGCCGCGCACGGCGTCGCGATGGCGGGTGCGCACCCCGCGGTGCGCGCGGTGTCCGACGAGGTGACGGCGGGCAACGACGCGGACGGCATCGCGCTCGTGCTCGAACCGCTCCTCGCCGCCGCACGCGGCTGA
- the serS gene encoding serine--tRNA ligase yields the protein MIDLRLLREDPDRVRASQRARGEDVGIVDALLSADERRRSSGSRFDELRAEQKQLGKLIPRASAEEKAGLLARAGELAAAVKAADTERAESQAEAHALLLRLGNIVHPDVPVGGEDDFAVRETHGTIRDFEAEGFTPKDHLALGQGLGAIDTERGAKVSGSRFAYLTGVGALLELALVNAAMAQAAAAGFVPVMTPALVKPQAMEGTGFLGQAAQDVYHLPQDDLYLVGTSEVPLAAYHMDEIIDADRLPLRYAGFSPCFRREAGSHGKDTRGVIRLHQFDKVEMFSYVPPEEAEAELLRLLDWEKQWLTSLELPFRVIDVASGDLGASAARKFDCEAWLPTQGKYRELTSTSNCDSFQARRLSVRMRGKDTGTRPLATLNGTLCAVQRTIALLLENHQQADGSVRVPEVLRPYLGGRELLEPVAA from the coding sequence GTGATTGACCTTCGCCTGCTTCGTGAGGACCCCGACCGCGTGCGCGCCTCCCAGCGCGCCCGAGGAGAAGACGTCGGCATTGTCGACGCGCTCCTCTCCGCCGACGAACGGCGGCGGTCCTCCGGCTCACGCTTCGACGAGCTGCGCGCGGAGCAGAAGCAGCTGGGCAAGCTCATCCCGCGCGCCTCGGCCGAGGAGAAGGCGGGACTGCTCGCGCGCGCCGGCGAGCTGGCCGCCGCCGTGAAGGCGGCCGACACCGAGCGGGCCGAGTCCCAGGCCGAGGCGCACGCCCTGCTGCTGCGCCTGGGCAACATCGTGCACCCCGACGTGCCCGTGGGCGGCGAGGACGACTTCGCGGTGCGGGAGACGCACGGCACGATCCGCGACTTCGAGGCGGAGGGCTTCACGCCCAAGGACCACCTGGCGCTCGGCCAGGGGCTCGGCGCGATCGACACCGAGCGCGGCGCCAAGGTGTCGGGCTCGCGCTTCGCCTACCTCACCGGCGTCGGCGCCCTGCTCGAACTCGCGCTGGTCAACGCTGCCATGGCGCAGGCCGCGGCGGCCGGGTTCGTGCCGGTGATGACCCCGGCGCTGGTGAAGCCGCAGGCCATGGAGGGCACCGGGTTCCTCGGCCAGGCCGCGCAGGACGTCTACCACCTGCCGCAGGACGACCTCTACCTCGTCGGCACCTCGGAAGTCCCGCTCGCCGCCTACCACATGGACGAGATCATCGACGCGGACCGGCTGCCGCTGCGCTACGCGGGCTTCTCGCCGTGCTTCCGCCGCGAGGCCGGCTCGCACGGCAAGGACACGCGCGGCGTCATCCGCCTGCACCAGTTCGACAAGGTCGAGATGTTCTCCTACGTGCCGCCCGAGGAGGCCGAGGCCGAGCTGCTGCGCCTGCTCGACTGGGAGAAGCAGTGGCTCACCTCGCTCGAACTGCCCTTCCGCGTCATCGACGTCGCCAGCGGCGACCTGGGCGCCTCCGCCGCGCGCAAGTTCGACTGCGAGGCGTGGCTGCCGACGCAGGGCAAGTACCGCGAGCTGACCTCCACGTCGAACTGCGACTCGTTCCAGGCCAGGCGGCTCTCGGTGCGCATGCGCGGCAAGGACACGGGAACGCGCCCGCTCGCCACGCTGAACGGCACGCTGTGCGCGGTGCAGCGGACCATCGCGCTGCTGCTCGAAAACCACCAGCAGGCGGACGGTTCCGTGCGCGTGCCCGAGGTGCTTCGGCCCTACTTGGGCGGCCGTGAGCTGCTCGAACCGGTGGCCGCGTGA
- the pheA gene encoding prephenate dehydratase: MTAASRYTYLGPEGTFTEAALRTLPEAATRELVPMISVPAALDAVRNGDAGGSLVPIENSVEGGVSATVDELASGRPLMIYREVYLPIAFALLVRPGTTLENVKTVTGHPVAQPQVRGWLERHLPEAQWESAASNADGARLVQEGRYDAAFAGEFAAPTYGLEPLVTDIHDAENATTRFVLVGRPARPAAPTGADKTSVVLWLRGDHPGALLDVLQEYATCGVNLVRIESRPTGRGIGEYSFSVDCEGHISDRRVGEALMGLRRLCADVRYLGSYPRADQVAPTVVTGTADADFLRASDWLTRCLDGRS, encoded by the coding sequence ATGACAGCAGCGAGCCGCTACACCTATCTCGGTCCCGAGGGCACGTTCACGGAGGCCGCGCTCCGCACGCTTCCCGAGGCGGCGACGCGCGAACTGGTACCGATGATCTCCGTGCCCGCCGCGCTGGACGCGGTGCGCAACGGCGACGCGGGCGGTTCCCTGGTGCCGATCGAGAACTCGGTCGAGGGCGGCGTCTCGGCGACGGTGGACGAACTGGCCTCGGGGCGGCCGTTGATGATCTACCGCGAGGTGTACCTGCCGATCGCGTTCGCGCTGCTCGTGCGGCCGGGCACGACGCTGGAGAACGTCAAGACCGTCACCGGTCACCCGGTGGCGCAGCCGCAGGTGCGCGGCTGGCTGGAGCGGCACCTGCCCGAGGCGCAGTGGGAGTCGGCGGCGTCGAACGCGGACGGCGCGCGGCTGGTGCAGGAGGGCCGGTACGACGCGGCGTTCGCGGGCGAGTTCGCGGCGCCGACGTACGGGCTCGAACCGCTGGTGACCGACATCCACGACGCGGAGAACGCGACGACCCGCTTCGTGCTGGTCGGCCGCCCGGCCCGGCCGGCCGCGCCCACCGGCGCGGACAAGACGTCCGTGGTGCTGTGGCTGCGCGGGGACCACCCGGGCGCGCTGCTCGACGTGCTCCAGGAGTACGCGACGTGCGGGGTCAACCTGGTGCGCATCGAGTCGCGCCCGACGGGCCGGGGCATCGGTGAGTACAGCTTCTCGGTCGACTGCGAGGGGCACATCTCCGACCGCAGGGTCGGTGAGGCGCTGATGGGCCTGCGGCGGCTGTGCGCCGACGTGCGGTACCTGGGCTCGTACCCGAGGGCCGACCAGGTCGCGCCGACGGTGGTCACGGGCACGGCGGACGCGGACTTCCTGCGGGCGTCCGACTGGCTGACCCGGTGCCTCGACGGCCGCAGCTGA